The proteins below come from a single Loxodonta africana isolate mLoxAfr1 chromosome 20, mLoxAfr1.hap2, whole genome shotgun sequence genomic window:
- the GPR25 gene encoding probable G-protein coupled receptor 25: MHPTEPWSPSPWAGSEDYSGSGALEELEELKLCPSWDLPYSYAYIPVLYLVAFAVGLLGNAFVVWLLAGRRGPRRLVDTFVLHLAAADLGFVLTLPLWAVAAALGGRWPFGESLCKLSSFALAGTRCAGALLLAGMSVDRYLAVVKLLDARPLRTPRCALATCCAVWAVALLAGLPALAYRGLQPLPGGQGSQCGEEASDAFQGLSLLLLLLTFMLPLGVTLFCYCRISRRLRRPPHLGRARRNSLRIIFAIESTFVGSWLPFSALRAIFYLARLGALPLPCSLVLALRWGLTIATCLAFVNSCANPVIYLLLDRSFRARARRGACGTIGRLARRVSSASSLSGDDSSLFRSGACSWGSFQPVQSVSGPL; the protein is encoded by the coding sequence ATGCACCCCACCGAGCCCTGGAGCCCCAGCCCATGGGCAGGGTCCGAGGACTACTCCGGATCGGGCGCCCTGGAGGAGCTGGAGGAGCTGAAGCTGTGCCCGTCCTGGGACCTGCCCTACAGCTACGCCTACATCCCCGTGCTCTACCTGGTGGCCTTCGCCGTGGGCCTGCTGGGCAACGCCTTCGTGGTGTGGCTGCTGGCCGGGCGGCGGGGCCCGCGGCGGCTCGTGGACACCTTCGTGCTGCACCTGGCCGCCGCCGACCTGGGCTTTGTGCTCACGCTGCCGCTGTGGGCTGTGGCGGCGGCGCTGGGCGGCCGCTGGCCCTTCGGTGAGAGCCTCTGCAAGCTCAGCAGCTTCGCGCTGGCCGGCACGCGCTGCGCAGGCGCGCTGCTGCTGGCGGGCATGAGCGTGGACCGCTACCTGGCCGTGGTGAAGCTGCTCGACGCGCGCCCGCTGCGCACCCCGCGCTGCGCTCTGGCCACCTGCTGCGCTGTCTGGGCCGTGGCGCTCCTGGCCGGCCTGCCGGCCCTGGCCTACCGCGGGCTGCAGCCACTCCCCGGGGGCCAGGGCAGCCAGTGCGGGGAGGAGGCCTCTGATGCCTTCCAGGGCCTcagcctgctgctgctgctgctcaccTTCATGCTGCCCCTGGGTGTCACCCTTTTCTGCTACTGCCGCATCTCACGCCGCCTGCGCAGGCCGCCGCACCTGGGCCGGGCCCGGAGGAATTCGCTACGCATCATCTTCGCCATTGAGAGCACGTTCGTGGGCTCCTGGCTGCCCTTCAGCGCCCTGCGGGCCATCTTTTACCTGGCGCGCCTGGGGGCGCTGCCGCTGCCCTGCTCCCTGGTGCTGGCGCTGCGCTGGGGCCTCACCATCGCCACCTGCCTGGCCTTCGTCAACAGCTGCGCCAACCCGGTCATCTACCTCCTCCTGGACCGCTCGTTCCGCGCCCGGGCGCGTCGCGGGGCCTGCGGGACCATCGGCCGCCTGGCGCGCAGGGTCAGCTCGGCCTCTTCGCTCTCCGGGGACGACAGCTCCTTGTTTCGGAGCGGGGCCTGCAGCTGGGGCTCGTTCCAGCCGGTGCAGTCAGTCTCGGGCCCCCTATAG